In the genome of Vicia villosa cultivar HV-30 ecotype Madison, WI linkage group LG7, Vvil1.0, whole genome shotgun sequence, one region contains:
- the LOC131618431 gene encoding DNA damage-repair/toleration protein DRT100-like: MASSLSLLTLLLFTVISTVKSCPPSDRAALLAFKAALTEPKLGIFNTWSGYDCCRGWHGVSCNPTTWRVTDINLRGDSEDPIFQNITHSGSMTGNISPEICKLDELTTVIIADWKSISGEIPSCITSLSSLRILDLTGNQISGDIPGNIGKLQKLTVLNLADNAISGEIPMSIVRISSLMHLDLSNNQIIGELPADFGRLRRLSRALLSRNQLVGSIPNSVLKMNRLADLDLSSNKITGLIPVRLGKMRVLSTLKLDGNSMTGKIPSTLLSNTGMGILNLSRNGFEGPIPDVFGSKSYFMVLDLSFNNLTGRIPGSLSSAKFMGHLDISNNHLCGTIPIGSPFDHLDAASFNNNDCLCGNPLKTC; the protein is encoded by the coding sequence ATGGCTTCCTCACTCTCTTTGCTAACTCTTCTTCTCTTCACTGTCATCTCTACCGTTAAGTCCTGCCCTCCGTCAGACCGGGCAGCCCTCTTAGCCTTCAAAGCTGCCCTAACAGAGCCCAAATTAGGCATCTTCAACACCTGGTCGGGCTACGACTGCTGCCGAGGATGGCACGGCGTCAGCTGCAACCCCACCACATGGCGCGTTACCGACATAAACCTCCGCGGCGACTCCGAAGATCCAATCTTCCAGAACATCACTCACTCCGGCAGCATGACCGGAAACATCTCGCCGGAGATTTGTAAACTTGACGAGCTCACCACCGTGATTATCGCCGACTGGAAATCCATCTCCGGCGAAATACCTTCCTGTATTACCTCTCTTTCCTCACTCCGAATTCTCGACCTCACCGGAAACCAAATCTCCGGCGACATTCCGGGAAACATCGGAAAGCTCCAGAAACTCACTGTCTTGAACCTCGCTGACAATGCAATCTCCGGCGAGATTCCGATGTCGATCGTCAGAATCTCTAGTCTCATGCACCTTGACCTtagcaacaaccaaatcatcGGCGAGTTACCCGCCGATTTCGGGAGACTCCGTCGACTGAGCCGCGCGTTGCTGAGTCGAAACCAACTAGTTGGTTCCATTCCTAATTCGGTTCTTAAAATGAACCGGCTCGCAGATTTGGATTTATCATCAAACAAGATAACCGGTTTGATTCCGGTTCGCCTCGGAAAAATGCGGGTTTTATCCACTTTAAAACTTGATGGTAACTCTATGACTGGTAAAATACCATCTACTTTATTAAGCAATACGGGTATGGGTATTCTGAATTTGAGCCGAAATGGGTTTGAAGGACCCATACCCGATGTATTTGGGTCGAAATCCTATTTCATGGTTCTTGATTTATCTTTTAATAATTTAACGGGTCGGATACCCGGTTCGTTATCATCAGCGAAGTTTATGGGTCATTTGGATATTAGCAATAACCATCTTTGTGGAACTATACCAATCGGTTCTCCATTTGATCATCTCGATGCGGCGTCGTTTAACAACAATGATTGTTTATGTGGAAATCCATTGAAGACTTGTTAA